A DNA window from Niabella yanshanensis contains the following coding sequences:
- a CDS encoding GPW/gp25 family protein, which translates to MPDNIKLPIRFHHFFDSKKLPVCSLLDSVYRNLHLIITTVPGEHKTDEHYGASFWDSDYDIHLNNDVRKELIISSLKNQISRYEKRITDVVLDVSVRLSTAMVNNMEVQKKKIEIIIKGKTKRNMEAFTFQTGFFISPYTLD; encoded by the coding sequence ATGCCCGACAATATCAAACTCCCCATACGTTTTCATCACTTTTTTGACAGTAAAAAGTTACCGGTTTGTAGTTTGCTGGACTCAGTTTACAGAAACCTGCACCTGATCATTACTACGGTTCCCGGTGAACACAAAACCGATGAACATTATGGCGCTTCTTTCTGGGATAGTGATTATGATATTCACCTGAATAATGATGTAAGAAAAGAACTGATCATCAGTAGTCTTAAAAACCAGATCAGCCGGTATGAAAAAAGAATCACCGATGTGGTGCTGGATGTAAGCGTGCGATTATCGACAGCGATGGTCAATAACATGGAGGTTCAAAAAAAGAAAATAGAAATTATTATAAAGGGGAAGACCAAGCGCAATATGGAGGCTTTTACTTTTCAGACAGGTTTCTTTATCAGCCCGTATACGCTCGATTAA
- a CDS encoding PKD domain-containing protein translates to MHSSLSKRWAGIDFKVWISLLVLVALSVMLLAYKVATHTPCPDFTIKAKGKLSHPETGGTQTFYVNEQVIFFTSGTNKTSNIVWDFDDGTEKKAGTATSHVYAAEGYYLVKAILNGKCLQSFNVRVTQSSTILNISAPAVSPIISADIISTGDEALFNTSAIGANYEWSVEELPAMPPQNANPAKFIFTKPGTFTVVLKVDNTKIYKKIVQVTDAGATLDQAGALPPVSPMDVPPIPQEPLPLEDKKPLDETKPVNETPTPEPAAPPAKSYDQLPEPAIRSMVQGVIDGKKNVEDFNNILCNGAGTKVMANNESTTFAALCNELKEKKGVLILKKKRKIESFKVVRDETNGNCVKIIYIQYK, encoded by the coding sequence ATGCATTCTTCGCTTTCAAAAAGATGGGCCGGCATTGACTTCAAAGTATGGATATCGCTACTGGTATTAGTTGCATTATCAGTAATGCTGCTCGCCTATAAAGTAGCAACCCATACTCCCTGTCCCGATTTCACCATTAAAGCGAAAGGTAAATTGAGTCATCCTGAGACCGGAGGCACCCAAACGTTTTATGTTAATGAACAGGTGATCTTCTTTACATCCGGCACCAATAAAACCAGCAATATTGTATGGGACTTTGACGATGGAACAGAGAAAAAAGCAGGTACTGCAACTTCGCATGTATATGCTGCGGAGGGTTATTACCTGGTTAAAGCGATACTAAATGGCAAATGCCTGCAATCCTTTAATGTTCGGGTTACACAAAGCAGCACCATACTTAATATCAGCGCACCAGCAGTAAGTCCCATTATTTCTGCGGACATAATATCCACCGGGGATGAAGCGCTCTTTAATACCAGTGCTATTGGAGCCAATTATGAATGGAGCGTGGAAGAGCTACCAGCTATGCCTCCCCAAAATGCGAATCCGGCTAAATTCATTTTCACTAAACCCGGAACTTTTACCGTAGTATTAAAAGTAGACAATACAAAGATTTATAAAAAAATAGTGCAGGTTACCGATGCCGGCGCCACATTAGATCAGGCAGGCGCGCTTCCACCAGTTTCCCCCATGGATGTGCCCCCTATACCCCAGGAACCTTTGCCACTGGAGGATAAAAAGCCATTGGATGAAACCAAACCCGTCAATGAAACTCCTACCCCCGAACCTGCTGCCCCACCTGCTAAATCATACGATCAGCTTCCCGAGCCAGCTATCAGATCTATGGTGCAGGGTGTGATTGACGGCAAAAAAAATGTAGAAGACTTTAATAATATACTTTGTAATGGAGCAGGTACGAAGGTAATGGCTAATAACGAATCTACTACGTTTGCCGCTCTTTGTAATGAATTGAAAGAAAAGAAAGGCGTTCTGATACTTAAAAAGAAAAGGAAAATAGAATCGTTTAAAGTAGTAAGGGACGAGACGAACGGCAATTGTGTAAAAATTATTTATATCCAATACAAATAA